Proteins found in one Candidatus Nitrosopelagicus brevis genomic segment:
- the uvrA gene encoding excinuclease ABC subunit UvrA, producing MNQNELKVRGARHHNLKNIDVNIPKNKIVVISGLSGSGKSTLAFDTIYAEGQRRYVESLSAYARQFLEMMDKPDVDSIDGLSPAISIQQKTTSKNPRSTVGTTTEIYDYMRLLFARIGIPHCTNCGRKISTQSIESITDSVIKEFSQKKVLVLAPLIQRKKGTYEKLFEQMKKDGYSRARVNGEIILLEDEFPKLDRQKWHNIEIVVDRIIASKSDKSRIFEGIQTALKAAKGSVLVASEKNEKIFSQNNACPHCGITVGELEPRTFSFNSPFGMCNQCNGLGVKMEFDPDLVIPDKTKSILDGAIVPWSGRFSSYRKQELRVVGKKYKFNLMTPMNQMKSKQIKVILYGTEDVMKFSYEAKTSDTIWEYTDAFEGVLNNLQRKFMETDSESKREWLKQFMRDTPCLTCQGRKLKPEALAVKINSKNIMEVCDLSIDSSYEFFNKLELTDTEQFIARDILKEIKERLEFLRNVGLNYLSLNRSSATLSGGESQRIRLATQIGSNLTGVLYVLDEPTIGLHQRDNARLIKTLSKLRDLGNTVIVVEHDEEIIRNSDWILDLGPGAGVHGGSVVFEGTLKQILNNHKSVTGDYLKDHNLIKIEDKIREQKGKIVVKGAQENNLKNINVEFPLGFLISVTGVSGSGKSTLINDILLKALSSYFYKTTGLPGKHKDVAGVENIDKIISIDQSPIGRTPRSNPATYIGAFTPIRELFSNTELSKERGYTPGQFSFNVAVGRCFACEGDGVKKIEMQFLSDVYVKCDECNGKRYNSETLGVMYKGKNIADILQMTVEEALKFFENIPAIKKKLETVLDVGLGYIKLGQSSTTLSGGEAQRVKLASELSKRGTGKTLYILDEPTTGLHFADVQKLLDVLNRLVNVGNTVIVIEHNMDVIKNSDWIIDLGPEGGDEGGNLVIAGTPKEVSSFSKSYTGKYLKKVIN from the coding sequence ATGAATCAAAATGAATTAAAAGTTAGAGGTGCACGTCACCATAATCTAAAAAATATTGATGTGAATATACCAAAAAATAAAATTGTTGTAATTAGCGGATTATCAGGTTCAGGAAAATCAACACTTGCATTTGATACAATTTATGCTGAAGGCCAAAGGCGTTATGTTGAATCACTTTCTGCATATGCAAGACAATTTTTAGAAATGATGGATAAACCAGATGTTGATTCAATAGATGGGCTATCACCTGCAATTTCAATTCAACAGAAAACAACTAGTAAAAATCCACGTTCAACAGTAGGAACTACTACAGAAATTTATGACTATATGAGACTGTTATTTGCAAGAATTGGAATTCCACATTGTACAAATTGTGGAAGAAAGATTTCAACACAATCAATCGAATCAATTACAGATTCAGTCATAAAGGAATTTTCTCAGAAAAAAGTTCTAGTTTTAGCACCACTAATTCAAAGAAAAAAAGGAACGTACGAAAAATTATTTGAGCAAATGAAAAAAGATGGATATTCAAGAGCAAGAGTTAATGGAGAAATCATTTTACTTGAAGATGAATTTCCAAAATTAGACAGACAGAAATGGCATAACATTGAGATTGTTGTCGACAGGATTATCGCATCAAAATCTGATAAAAGTAGAATTTTTGAAGGTATTCAAACTGCATTAAAGGCCGCAAAGGGTTCTGTTCTAGTAGCATCAGAAAAAAATGAAAAGATTTTTTCACAGAATAATGCATGCCCACATTGTGGGATTACTGTAGGAGAATTAGAACCACGCACATTTTCTTTCAATTCTCCATTTGGAATGTGTAACCAATGTAACGGATTAGGTGTCAAGATGGAATTTGATCCAGATTTAGTAATTCCTGATAAGACAAAATCAATTTTAGATGGAGCAATTGTTCCATGGAGTGGGAGATTTTCATCATATAGAAAACAGGAATTGAGAGTGGTTGGAAAGAAATACAAATTCAATTTGATGACGCCAATGAATCAAATGAAGTCAAAGCAGATCAAAGTAATTTTGTATGGTACTGAAGATGTAATGAAATTTTCATACGAAGCAAAGACTAGTGATACAATTTGGGAATATACAGATGCGTTTGAAGGAGTGTTAAACAATCTGCAACGAAAATTCATGGAAACTGATTCAGAATCTAAAAGAGAATGGTTAAAACAATTCATGAGAGACACGCCATGTTTAACATGTCAAGGTAGAAAGCTAAAACCAGAAGCACTAGCAGTGAAAATTAATTCAAAAAACATAATGGAAGTTTGTGATTTATCAATTGATTCATCTTATGAATTTTTTAATAAATTAGAATTAACTGATACAGAACAATTCATTGCAAGAGATATTTTAAAAGAAATTAAAGAAAGATTGGAATTTTTAAGAAATGTTGGATTGAACTATCTTTCTTTAAATCGTTCAAGCGCAACACTTTCAGGAGGAGAATCACAGAGAATTAGGCTAGCAACACAGATTGGTTCGAATTTGACAGGAGTTTTGTACGTACTAGATGAACCAACAATAGGTTTGCATCAAAGAGATAATGCAAGATTAATCAAGACATTATCAAAATTACGAGATTTAGGAAATACAGTCATAGTAGTAGAACATGATGAAGAGATTATTAGAAACTCAGATTGGATTTTAGATTTAGGGCCAGGTGCAGGCGTACATGGAGGAAGTGTAGTTTTTGAAGGTACATTGAAGCAAATTCTCAATAATCATAAATCAGTAACAGGGGATTATCTAAAAGATCATAATCTAATCAAGATTGAAGATAAGATAAGAGAACAAAAAGGAAAAATTGTTGTAAAAGGTGCACAAGAAAATAATCTAAAAAACATTAACGTTGAATTCCCGTTAGGATTTCTAATTTCAGTTACGGGAGTTTCAGGCTCAGGAAAATCGACATTGATCAACGACATATTACTCAAAGCACTATCATCTTACTTTTACAAAACTACAGGATTACCTGGAAAACATAAGGATGTTGCAGGAGTAGAAAATATAGATAAAATAATTTCAATTGATCAATCACCAATAGGGAGAACGCCTAGATCAAATCCTGCAACATACATTGGTGCGTTCACACCAATTAGAGAATTATTTTCAAATACTGAACTATCAAAAGAAAGAGGGTATACACCAGGACAATTCTCATTTAATGTTGCAGTTGGAAGATGTTTTGCGTGTGAAGGAGATGGAGTGAAAAAAATTGAAATGCAGTTTTTATCAGATGTTTATGTGAAATGTGACGAATGTAATGGAAAAAGATACAATTCTGAAACATTAGGTGTCATGTATAAGGGAAAAAATATTGCAGATATTTTACAAATGACAGTTGAAGAAGCACTAAAATTTTTTGAGAATATACCTGCAATAAAAAAGAAATTAGAAACTGTGCTAGACGTAGGATTAGGATACATAAAACTTGGTCAGTCATCAACTACATTATCCGGAGGAGAGGCACAACGAGTAAAGCTCGCATCAGAATTATCAAAAAGAGGAACAGGGAAAACGCTTTACATCTTAGATGAGCCTACAACAGGATTACATTTTGCAGATGTTCAAAAATTACTTGATGTTTTAAACAGATTGGTAAATGTAGGAAATACAGTAATTGTTATTGAACATAACATGGATGTTATAAAAAATTCAGATTGGATAATAGATTTAGGACCAGAAGGAGGAGATGAAGGAGGAAATCTAGTCATCGCAGGCACGCCAAAAGAGGTATCAAGTTTTTCAAAAAGTTATACAGGAAAATATCTCAAAAAAGTGATAAACTGA
- a CDS encoding LLM class flavin-dependent oxidoreductase: MLKFGIQNGLNVARLGLTEDQILTACSLADKTGYHSIWYMDHSNVPQWSNAIVNDPWVMLAGIAAVTNNVELGTCVTDALRRHPSNIALASITLDRLSKGRGTLGIGAGEAQNLKEFNIPFDKPVSKFEEQLQVIKHLYDSDPDNRKTWEGKYYQLTEACLQAKSVRQPHVPIYMASGGPRTLKMTGKYGDGWLPIGYTPELFEDHKNQIVDSMNENGRTEEEKQDFQMALDIDVYFSDDAETSWAKMKEAIKVSLFKPEVLRVHGLKDIEGFDFKKYFTEYSMSNQDWIVKMREAATTIPDKIARSSVGVGTPDDVIEVFEKFLKAGVNHYVIRFWGSNYFGSIDQFANKVIPYFKDQDK, encoded by the coding sequence ATGCTCAAATTCGGAATTCAAAATGGATTAAACGTAGCAAGATTAGGATTAACTGAAGATCAAATTTTAACAGCATGTAGTTTAGCAGACAAAACAGGTTATCACTCAATCTGGTACATGGACCACTCAAATGTGCCACAGTGGAGTAACGCAATTGTTAACGACCCATGGGTTATGCTTGCAGGAATTGCAGCTGTAACAAATAATGTAGAATTAGGAACTTGTGTAACAGATGCACTAAGAAGACATCCATCAAACATTGCACTTGCATCAATTACACTAGATAGATTATCAAAAGGAAGAGGAACATTAGGAATTGGTGCAGGAGAAGCACAGAATCTAAAAGAATTCAATATTCCATTTGATAAACCAGTATCAAAATTTGAAGAACAACTTCAAGTTATCAAACATCTTTATGATTCAGATCCAGATAACAGAAAAACCTGGGAAGGAAAATATTATCAATTAACTGAAGCATGTCTACAAGCAAAATCAGTACGACAGCCACATGTTCCAATTTACATGGCATCTGGAGGACCACGAACCCTAAAGATGACAGGAAAGTATGGAGACGGATGGTTACCAATAGGTTACACACCAGAATTATTTGAAGATCACAAAAATCAAATTGTTGATTCAATGAATGAAAATGGAAGAACAGAAGAAGAAAAGCAAGATTTCCAAATGGCGCTAGATATTGACGTGTACTTCTCAGATGACGCAGAAACATCATGGGCAAAGATGAAAGAAGCAATCAAAGTTAGTTTGTTTAAACCAGAAGTTCTAAGAGTTCATGGATTAAAAGACATAGAAGGATTTGATTTTAAAAAATACTTTACAGAATATTCAATGTCAAATCAAGATTGGATTGTAAAAATGAGAGAAGCTGCAACAACAATTCCAGATAAGATTGCAAGATCTTCAGTAGGAGTTGGTACACCAGATGATGTAATCGAAGTCTTTGAAAAATTCCTTAAAGCAGGCGTAAACCATTATGTTATCAGATTCTGGGGTTCAAATTACTTTGGCTCCATTGATCAATTTGCAAATAAAGTAATTCCATATTTCAAAGATCAAGATAAATAA
- a CDS encoding iron-containing alcohol dehydrogenase, with translation MDTVRVPKVIQFGEDALSQAEYPKNALVVTTVPPELSDKWLGKMGIQDYILYDKVQPEPSIEMVKEVIDEYKSKNISAMIGLGGGSSMDVVKYAASEMGVEKILIPTTFGTGAEMTTYCVLKFDGKKKLLREDRFLADRAVIDSYFMNGTPEQVIKSSVCDACAQATEGYDSKLGNDLTKTLCKQAFDVLYDAIMNDKPENYPYGSMLSGMGFGNCSTTLGHALSYVFSNEGVPHGYSLSSCTTVAHKHNKSIFYDRFKEIIEKMGFDKLDLKADVNQAADVVMTDKGHLDPNPIPISKEDVVKCLNDIKAGNL, from the coding sequence ATGGATACAGTAAGAGTTCCCAAAGTAATTCAATTTGGGGAAGATGCATTATCACAAGCTGAATATCCAAAAAATGCTTTAGTTGTTACAACAGTACCTCCAGAATTATCTGACAAATGGTTAGGAAAAATGGGTATACAAGATTATATCTTGTACGACAAAGTTCAACCAGAACCATCAATTGAAATGGTTAAAGAGGTAATTGACGAATACAAATCCAAAAACATTAGTGCAATGATTGGATTAGGAGGAGGAAGTTCAATGGATGTTGTCAAGTATGCAGCTTCTGAAATGGGTGTAGAAAAAATTCTAATTCCTACAACATTTGGAACTGGTGCAGAAATGACAACATATTGTGTTCTAAAGTTTGATGGAAAAAAGAAATTGCTTAGAGAGGACAGATTCCTTGCAGATAGAGCAGTAATTGATTCATACTTTATGAACGGTACACCAGAACAAGTTATCAAAAGTTCAGTATGTGATGCATGTGCACAAGCAACAGAAGGTTATGACAGTAAACTTGGAAATGACCTTACCAAAACATTGTGTAAACAAGCATTCGATGTATTGTATGACGCAATCATGAATGATAAACCAGAGAATTATCCATATGGCTCCATGTTATCGGGTATGGGCTTCGGAAATTGTTCAACTACGTTAGGACATGCATTATCGTATGTCTTTTCAAATGAAGGAGTGCCACATGGTTACTCACTTTCATCATGTACTACAGTTGCCCACAAACATAACAAATCGATATTTTATGATAGATTCAAAGAAATTATCGAAAAAATGGGATTTGATAAATTAGACCTCAAAGCAGATGTTAATCAAGCTGCAGATGTTGTGATGACAGACAAAGGTCATTTAGATCCAAACCCAATTCCAATTTCAAAAGAAGATGTTGTAAAATGTCTCAACGATATTAAAGCCGGAAATCTCTAA
- the uvrC gene encoding excinuclease ABC subunit UvrC, with protein MTFEISKISIPKEPGIYLMKDSKGEIIYIGKAKNLKNRVKSYFLKNQNYKTQKLVSKIEDIEFVLTDNESEAFLLESNMIKRYRPTYNIELKDQQRYTYLRVTNEKFPRLLVARRTRNGDFLGKGKIFGPFTKGSSKLLTIGSLRKSFKVRICNTLPKKVCLEYHIGNCDGPCEFKSAQKEYVKNISDLESILKSKQQMKEFTKKLQKQMEDASDSQQFERAIEIRDTLQRLGSIDSGKKMEDAKKSDEEYFGIRYGKQDAIVMTFRQTHGVIRDSEKFSFDLIGDNNFTNFLYQYYTTHQIPKTIVTSEEIEEKQSLADALTDRAGFSVKIIVGVKGKRKEMIELILRNLDLIQNNNAAPGLVELRDILKLPSIPRIIECFDISNHGDEYAVGSMARFVDGKPDKSGYRKFKIKTISGRDDFAMINEIVGRRYWRLRKEKSEFPDLIVIDGGKGQLSAALSALKEVGIETPCVSLAKENEEVFIPKRTKSIRIAKNKDSIKILQHIRDETHRFGVAYNRSLRKFN; from the coding sequence ATGACATTTGAAATATCTAAAATTTCCATACCAAAAGAGCCGGGAATTTATTTAATGAAAGATTCCAAAGGAGAAATAATCTATATTGGAAAAGCAAAAAATTTGAAAAATAGAGTAAAATCATATTTCTTAAAAAATCAAAATTATAAAACTCAAAAGTTAGTTTCAAAGATTGAAGATATTGAATTCGTTCTAACAGACAATGAAAGTGAAGCATTTTTACTTGAATCAAATATGATTAAAAGATATAGACCAACATACAACATTGAATTAAAGGATCAACAAAGATACACATACCTTAGAGTTACAAATGAGAAATTTCCCAGATTATTAGTTGCAAGAAGAACGCGGAATGGGGATTTTCTAGGTAAAGGAAAAATATTTGGACCATTTACAAAAGGAAGTTCAAAATTATTAACAATAGGTTCGTTAAGAAAATCATTCAAAGTAAGAATTTGCAATACACTACCAAAAAAAGTATGCTTAGAATATCATATAGGAAATTGTGATGGCCCATGTGAATTTAAATCAGCCCAAAAAGAATATGTGAAAAATATTTCGGATTTAGAATCAATTCTAAAAAGTAAACAACAGATGAAAGAATTTACTAAAAAATTACAAAAACAAATGGAAGATGCTTCAGATTCACAACAATTTGAAAGAGCCATAGAAATTAGAGATACACTACAAAGATTAGGTAGCATAGATTCAGGCAAAAAAATGGAAGATGCTAAAAAATCAGACGAAGAATATTTTGGAATAAGGTATGGAAAACAAGATGCCATAGTTATGACGTTTAGACAAACACATGGAGTAATCAGAGATAGTGAAAAATTTTCTTTTGATCTAATTGGAGACAATAATTTCACAAATTTTCTATATCAATACTACACAACACATCAAATTCCTAAGACTATAGTTACAAGTGAAGAGATTGAAGAAAAGCAATCACTTGCAGACGCATTAACAGATAGAGCTGGATTTTCAGTCAAAATCATAGTTGGGGTAAAGGGAAAAAGAAAAGAAATGATAGAATTAATTCTTCGAAATCTAGATTTGATTCAAAACAATAATGCCGCCCCAGGATTAGTAGAATTAAGAGATATTCTCAAACTACCTTCAATTCCACGCATAATAGAGTGCTTTGACATATCAAATCATGGGGACGAATATGCAGTAGGCTCCATGGCAAGATTTGTGGATGGGAAACCAGACAAATCAGGATATAGAAAGTTCAAGATAAAAACAATATCAGGTAGAGATGATTTTGCCATGATTAACGAAATAGTGGGTAGAAGATATTGGAGATTAAGAAAAGAAAAAAGTGAATTTCCAGATTTAATAGTAATTGATGGAGGAAAAGGTCAACTTTCTGCAGCGTTATCAGCTTTGAAGGAAGTAGGAATTGAAACTCCATGTGTATCACTTGCAAAAGAAAATGAAGAAGTGTTTATTCCGAAACGAACAAAATCAATACGTATTGCAAAAAATAAGGATTCAATTAAAATTCTACAACATATCAGAGATGAGACACATCGATTTGGTGTAGCATACAATCGAAGTTTACGTAAATTTAATTAG
- a CDS encoding pyridoxamine 5'-phosphate oxidase family protein yields the protein MQLLGKLIIKSKTKIIKFLNEENTGRISSIDEQGFPQIIPMNFVFLNDSVYMHSHIRGEKIENIKRNSKVGFEVDRNLEFLPSYFSDPEDASLADTLYISVVIKGEALLVENNEEKVLALNGLMKKYQPEGRYKPMDKDMDVLDATAVIKIIPKEMNGKYKIGQNMSKEEKIDLANKIKDRNSKTSRETLAIMGFVIQDDELVMKEDVEW from the coding sequence ATGCAACTGTTAGGAAAATTAATCATAAAATCTAAAACTAAAATTATTAAATTTTTGAACGAAGAAAATACTGGTAGAATTTCAAGTATAGATGAACAAGGATTTCCTCAAATTATTCCAATGAATTTTGTTTTCTTAAATGATTCAGTGTATATGCATTCACATATCAGAGGAGAGAAAATTGAAAACATAAAGCGGAATTCTAAAGTTGGATTTGAAGTAGATAGAAATTTAGAATTTTTACCTTCATATTTTTCAGATCCAGAAGATGCATCACTTGCAGATACATTATACATTAGTGTTGTAATCAAAGGTGAAGCATTACTAGTGGAAAATAATGAGGAAAAGGTTCTAGCATTGAATGGATTAATGAAAAAATATCAACCTGAAGGGCGATACAAGCCAATGGATAAGGATATGGACGTATTAGATGCAACTGCAGTAATCAAGATAATACCAAAAGAGATGAATGGAAAATACAAAATTGGCCAAAACATGAGTAAAGAAGAAAAAATTGATTTGGCTAATAAAATAAAGGATAGAAATTCTAAAACATCTAGAGAGACATTAGCTATCATGGGTTTTGTAATTCAGGATGACGAATTGGTCATGAAAGAAGATGTAGAGTGGTAA
- the uvrB gene encoding excinuclease ABC subunit UvrB, whose protein sequence is MQKFEINSEFLPTGDQPQAIDDLVEGSKTKMNQTLLGVTGSGKTFTVANVIANTGKNALIISHNKTLAAQLYSELKQFFPKNNVGYFVSYYDYYQPESYMPQTDTYIEKDTQINEKIEKMRLEATAMLLSGEPTIIVSTVSCIYSLGSPKEWEDMAITLKKNEEIARNEIIKKLINARYERNDVELIPGNFRVKGDTIDVIPAYSQDIIRISLFGDEIERITILDNVSLDIKKQLESFKIFPAKHYLIAKDIRDNAVKSIKTELKDRLSRLPELERQRLEMRTKYDLEMIEELGYCSGIENYSRHFDGRNEGEPAFCLLDFYGKEFLLVIDESHVTLPQLHGMYKGDFSRKKSLIDYGFRLPSAFDNRPLKFEEFEKKLKDVIFVSATPGDYEKKRSKQIVEQLVRPTGLIDPIVEIRKSQGQMDDLIKEVSNRAKKNERTLVTTLTKRMAEDLADYLSKKEVRVRYLHSEIEGLQRTELIRQLRLGEFDVLVGINLLREGLDIPEVSLVAILDADKEGFLRNNTSLIQTFGRAARNSQGKVIMYADNITKSMKSAIAETERRREKQIEYNNENKIIPKTIIKSIPEQETELDDIKNKSKTDLGKQKIEIETQMKVFAEDLDFENAIKCRDKIKRIEKELQKDESK, encoded by the coding sequence TTGCAAAAATTTGAGATAAATTCAGAGTTTTTACCGACAGGAGACCAGCCACAAGCAATTGATGATCTTGTAGAAGGTTCCAAAACAAAGATGAACCAGACATTATTAGGAGTTACAGGTAGCGGCAAGACATTCACAGTAGCAAATGTTATTGCAAACACTGGAAAAAATGCATTAATCATATCACATAACAAAACATTGGCAGCACAGCTTTATTCAGAATTAAAACAATTCTTTCCAAAAAACAATGTAGGTTATTTTGTTAGCTATTATGATTATTATCAACCAGAAAGTTACATGCCACAAACAGACACGTATATAGAAAAAGATACACAGATTAATGAAAAAATTGAAAAAATGAGATTAGAAGCCACTGCAATGCTTCTATCTGGAGAACCAACTATCATAGTATCAACGGTATCATGCATCTACTCGCTAGGCTCACCAAAAGAATGGGAAGATATGGCAATCACATTAAAGAAAAATGAGGAAATTGCACGAAATGAAATTATTAAAAAATTAATCAATGCAAGATATGAAAGAAACGATGTCGAGTTAATCCCAGGAAATTTTAGAGTTAAAGGAGACACAATTGATGTAATACCTGCATATTCCCAAGACATTATTAGAATTTCATTATTTGGAGATGAAATTGAAAGAATAACAATTCTAGATAACGTTTCATTAGATATAAAAAAACAATTGGAATCTTTCAAAATTTTTCCTGCAAAACACTATCTCATTGCAAAAGACATTCGAGATAATGCAGTAAAATCAATCAAGACAGAATTGAAAGACAGGTTAAGCAGATTACCAGAATTAGAAAGACAGAGACTAGAGATGAGAACAAAATATGATTTAGAGATGATAGAAGAGTTAGGATATTGTTCAGGAATTGAAAATTATTCACGACATTTTGATGGAAGAAATGAGGGAGAACCCGCATTTTGTCTCTTAGACTTTTACGGAAAAGAATTCTTACTTGTTATTGATGAATCACATGTAACACTCCCACAGCTACATGGAATGTACAAAGGAGATTTCTCTAGAAAAAAATCATTGATAGATTATGGATTTAGATTACCAAGTGCATTTGATAACAGACCATTAAAGTTTGAAGAGTTTGAAAAAAAACTTAAGGATGTAATTTTTGTTTCGGCAACACCAGGAGATTATGAAAAAAAGAGATCAAAACAAATTGTAGAACAATTAGTGAGACCTACAGGATTAATTGATCCTATCGTAGAAATAAGAAAATCTCAGGGACAGATGGATGATCTGATTAAAGAAGTTTCTAACAGAGCCAAAAAAAATGAGCGAACGTTAGTTACAACATTGACCAAAAGAATGGCAGAAGATTTAGCAGATTATCTATCTAAAAAAGAAGTAAGAGTGAGATATCTGCATTCGGAAATAGAAGGACTGCAAAGAACAGAATTAATCAGGCAGTTGAGATTAGGGGAATTCGATGTACTAGTAGGCATAAATCTGCTAAGAGAAGGATTGGATATTCCAGAAGTATCACTAGTAGCAATTTTAGATGCAGACAAGGAAGGGTTTTTGAGAAATAACACAAGCTTAATCCAAACTTTTGGAAGAGCCGCAAGAAATTCCCAAGGCAAAGTGATCATGTATGCAGACAATATTACAAAATCAATGAAGTCTGCAATTGCAGAAACAGAAAGAAGACGAGAAAAACAAATAGAATATAATAATGAAAATAAAATCATACCTAAAACAATCATAAAATCAATACCAGAACAAGAAACAGAATTAGATGATATTAAAAATAAATCAAAAACTGACTTAGGTAAACAAAAAATTGAAATTGAGACACAGATGAAAGTATTTGCCGAAGATCTAGATTTTGAAAATGCAATAAAATGTAGAGATAAAATAAAAAGAATTGAAAAGGAGTTACAAAAAGATGAATCAAAATGA